Genomic DNA from Lactuca sativa cultivar Salinas chromosome 8, Lsat_Salinas_v11, whole genome shotgun sequence:
CGATCGCGGTCGAGGTCGAGGTCGTGGAAGGGGTCGTGCGGCAAACACGATCACTAGAGAGGAGTTGGCTGATGAGATTGCTCGAGCAATTCGAGACACCTTACCAGATGTAGTTTGCTCAGGCACGAGAAGCAATAATGGGTGAGTATGAAGGTAACTTGGGTGGAGGTGAAGAGGACTACGAGTACAGTACACCAAATATAAGTCGTGAACCAAGTATTGCACAACCCACAAGGCATCATGGCAACCACGATCAGCGGGGTTGTAGTTACAAGACGTTCATGAACTGCAAGCCACCCATTTTTAACGGAGAAATTGATCCCGTTTTGTCATCAACATGGATCATGGAGATTGAGGGAACATTCGATGGAGAGGAAACAGGttggtggtatttgagtggtggaggttatgggggaaaTGGAAATAGAAATGGATATCGGTGGAGAGGAAACCGGTGAACTAGACACATGTACctctggggtaggcgatcgtggaggagtgttaccacggaGGGACTCTTCAGAGTCAGAActttcttcctcagattcgcttgaggaggaagcgagtatcagctttcaCCTGggttgggttttcctcttcttcagaGGAGGAGATTGAGCAACCTTGGTGGGTTtgcgtttcttcggagaaggGCCTTTTGCTCCCTTGGCAACCTTCTTTTCTTTCCCCTTTTCAGTTTTCTTTCCCCTCGGAGCAGGCCTATCAGCATCGTGAATGGATTTGATCATATCAGGAGTGATCTCTCTAGggccagagcgacgaaactccttgtaggttctgATGATACGGCTGTCACTTGGAACGTCTCCAAACAtcgactcagggattgagccaacaaACTGGAACTTAGATGCATCAGAGACAATAGTCTTCGTAGTATGAAAAGTACCTATCGAAGAGAGTGGAGAACCAGCAACGATGGGAACgagatacttgtccatcacccatttggTGATCAACATCCAGAATCGAGCGTAGGAGATCTCTGAGTGTCGAGATGTAGAGGCAAGGCTCTGAATCAATTGCTGCCATAACACGGAACCATAGTCAAGCTTGATACCGTGATATACCCCATAAAGAATCGTTAGGAAGAGACGAATCGTTCCGTCAGAACCGGCACTGCGTTCCGATAACCCCTTGAATAATACTGTGAAGAACtcgttccactgaggaggcaagcacgatttcttgaacttggggACCGTCGTCATGACCTCAGTGTATCCCATGTGATAAAGCATTGAAAACAACTGACCCACTGGAATGGATTCAGGATTAACCCTATATGAATCGGGTTCAAGCCCTAAAAGCGAACATAATCGTTGCTTTGAGATGgatgccttgtgatcaagaatgtcgaagaagattctaTCGACAGACTTATCATAATGAGCTGTGGCGAAGATTTGTGATAAACAttccattggaacagcttcaactttggtgagagTGGCAGCAAGCGGTGAATATTTGAGGcattcgatgatcgggaacatgaaggcatcataaGCATGTgcagtgagatcgatgatcagactCTGTTGAGGACAAATTGGCAGGATGTcggaagtggcatgaacagaagatgagtccgccattgaagtgaagaggttgggagagatgatgaacagtagaatactcaaatcttttcttgctctctgaattttgggtgcagtaaagaggtaaataattGTCGAGGTTACCTTTAataccgtggtgagaagagagagaaaaatttgtccccaaatcttcaagggaaatacgaagggttttcgTAGGTGATTGATGTGTGACAGTTGGtagccccgatgattacgcaagAAAGAGAATAATTGTCCCGATTCAcatgccttcccatcaggcgccgtttgaaaaaaaacggttccacttcgcacgcctgtCCTTCAAGCGTCGTTTGAAAATCAAAGCGATTGGACTCCCGgctgagtcagcatcttatccctttagactGAACGTCATCTTAAAGCAGAATGACCACGTGTAACAGTATGAGCCACAATTCTTGTATAAAGACAAAAATTGCTTGTAAAGAATGTAactagaattttggaaaatcaaaaagattttcgtgctcagtgtgtaaaagataaagaaataaagcaacacatatctgggaatttgtgatgtcagtaaagacacgaaacTGTGGATCCCGCGCACGAATCAcgtccttcaaagtcaagagagaccttaaagtgtttgtttggtttcccgttgaattacgatcagatACTTATTGAAAAGTATTGGAAGGCatcttttaatcaggctaatttgggtggctgtcgcttcagttcagaatttctgatcttgacataagatagaACTCGACTGAAGtgcttgtgagaccaatgtagtctgttgaacaagcaGGTTTGAATGAAATTTAAGTGGCAGTGTAAAATACGGTatgtgaaataaaaaaaaaaaactggatttcaagggaagaaatgttatgggatttaacaatatcataggaatcacacaaaaagaaattaGAGATTTCACGTTACGTCCCCATGGATAAGTtcgtcaattcgttagtgaaagctagagcaaagttgattgttcaccgtcaatacatagtaggtattgaattgtgggtttcacttagcacgtagtggcacgaagctaagatcatgaacacagaaattgtgtgaccataaacctcagtggtaatttctgagagtctcaagggttacttctATGAGAtcgaaatatgatggagaaaaataattagatggtgtaaagagaccaaagtacctctgctgttaaaataaggaccaagcagaaaactcttatctgatgtgagaagagagtaaggtagctcatgattagaataaatataaaagcctgattgggaagacaaggtttgtatataccaagtcagtaaggcgattattcagaatcaggtgaggctttggacataTACAGcggcatgcttctagggacacctaactaaTAAAAGGATTTCCCCACAAAtatccacaaaaaaaaaaattacgaacataaataaaaaaaaatgtttttggagttttggattttgaaaacaataaataaacaaaatttggaatttttgatataaagaaagaaaaataaaagaaaaaaaattgacacaaaaaaaaatttggaaccgaacccgagcgttcggtctatttcggttgcaaaaaaaatgaatttgaaaaagaaaaggactttgaaaataag
This window encodes:
- the LOC128128017 gene encoding uncharacterized protein LOC128128017; amino-acid sequence: MSSRRSGRFTRVTPEEERIPIGAYVRAPGDVPETPLNPNASRGWDQGRGRGRGRARGAVTAPIPVQSAHGSSGSHRDRGRGRGRGRGRAANTITREELADEIARAIRDTLPDVVCSGTRSNNGHHGNHDQRGCSYKTFMNCKPPIFNGEIDPVLSSTWIMEIEGTFDGEETGWWYLSGGGYGGNGNRNGYRWRGNR